The following are encoded in a window of Lampris incognitus isolate fLamInc1 chromosome 15, fLamInc1.hap2, whole genome shotgun sequence genomic DNA:
- the LOC130124814 gene encoding LOW QUALITY PROTEIN: NHS-like protein 1 (The sequence of the model RefSeq protein was modified relative to this genomic sequence to represent the inferred CDS: inserted 2 bases in 2 codons; deleted 7 bases in 5 codons), with protein MITYVHCLSSEPVVSCWHRACYEDPSVEKRFLRSSQHAKTMGNSLQAEAFPSPRPVRPDGCLRKHLLSMSKVHQKQDSLWTPKPLLGPVAKGSSGHTHTYQDGKGAVFDRQASIRRSLINTDTVSRRPKKVKRRKTISGLPDNVNQELAAKGRGGELRPHSMFIPGQYSTLGRVGSINSTLRHSETRDSGCQTEEVKIVPPSMRRIRAQRGQGIAAQMAGISTSSSTGSISISSSDCSGILVLPPQLNGDASRFHSLPRQGARVSLSADPIYSSTPIRSEDQTTPQRQIGKLQVDDTVVHLRNAPRIGTLPRPKXQEVRGSQTGEWGGGPACMVSPHAAYSTSLIPNATLSSSTEVIALHTSTQHPHSPAASYSTVRPVNVPNSIITDPLKTSSPAFTHNSTCQALATSTPTHTPQDGGLVTSATPSESGRSDSSVHSHSTLAATPPPTLGEEQWIYDTPENVGGPCRPLTSSCSTPINHLYSSLEQSSRTTTDSSSLYSQDNDGYYTSMHLDSGLRSRSYGSGQGHVQQLAVPRHSMYECREIANQEDCSLYSDRSLSRSISLRKAKKPPLPPSRMDSLRRKPGVKKPIGGVSAINGASEENSAVLNETLIASLQQSLQMGLRGGKGKGASPSSPSHSPCSDYDDPWVLRPRSQSSISAGSSAASLATNTNGSGVTNVYSLCHVTPAHSDTSSXRSDYAESWGYYIDYPNPRNHGDQGPQTPSAHPIANMSVGSHAERLQNGVGILGPSNSQASAAVGQEGGMAVKPKKLPRLQTGVHRLTSPSSGYSSQSNTPTAGTPVPSFIRSLSPSGSAKPKVPERKSSLLSSVSISSSSTSLSSNTSDSLKSSGPPPHPPPPLPLSSSAPPHPTHCTSTFPSPSPTKFQPLLSPSHPSPSFSGSLSPPPPPPPPPLPSTGILPPPPPPLPAAIPSSTSPFALKAVKAASKPESLVTTNSPTKDSKSPKPLITPFALQSVQLRSVKRPEKQINGEVNHTKAQELGVDIIRALKPQMIEKSKSREPPIVFPVLNCSFLEESLRKSSQSPVSKLLEELSVDCSGTDKESDSTTLNGKSESQPLPVVNGKKAEEREEGETVLGSSEATKSSPVKQKPPVVSKKPKLSIIVPPLGIVPFTEQVSSQVKDMTCLASAEDQVDAPHRESVDEVKESECEQEGEESLCSSEPQTEYCESFTESQEEHQIFASMTQEMSLDHSKALMERLLTSSTTGSISSKEEESGEVFDSSLVDSLPVPTANGTHQRVMVTPTRPRTTEDLFAAIHRSKRKVLGRRESEEEKSRGGSQPQSPPVTPTGMSPGFTSSLPRQTGSIQRNLRKSATSSDTFKALLLKKGSRSETSFRMSAAEMLRSTDPRFHRAHESASSLTPPQSPLASPSRSKRAVDEWNRNEGLALSSPSPSSTIPSGMKYGRSRTPPSAASSKYNARSRILSSPMTVICEREGELAESDTGDTVDSPLAQTLPLFKDSNGTLSEESSS; from the exons ATGATCACATACGTGCACTGCCTGTCCTCTGAGCCGGTGGTCAGCTGCTGGCACAGGGCCTGCTATGAGGACCCCTCTGTGGAGAAGCGGTTCCTGCGCTCCTCCCAGCACGCAAAGACCATGGGCAACAGCCTCCAGGCCGAGGCCTTCCCCAGCCCCAGGCCGGTCAGGCCCGACGGCTGCCTGCGCAAGCACCTGCTCTCCATGTCCAAGGTGCACCAGAAACAGGACTCTCTCTGGACACCCAAACCACTTCTGGGACCTGTCGCCAAGGGCTcgtcaggacacacacacacctaccaggACGGCAAAG GGGCAGTGTTTGACCGACAGGCCAGCATCCGACGCTCCCTCATTAACACTGACACCGTGTCCCGCCGGCCCAAGAAGGTCAAACGC AGAAAGACTATATCAGGGCTGCCTGACAACGTCAACCAGGAGCTAG CAGCAAAAGGACGCGGTGGAGAGCTCCGGCCCCATTCCATGTTCATCCCAGGTCAGTACTCCACCCTCGGTAGAGTCGGGAGCATCAACTCAACACTCCGACATTCTGAGACCAGAGACTCCGGCTGCCAGACTGAGGAGGTGAAAATTGTT CCCCCGTCCATGAGGAGGATCCGGGCTCAGAGGGGTCAAGGAATTGCCGCCCAGATGGCTGGGATTTCTACTTCGTCCTCGACAGGAAGTATATCCATATCCAGTAGCGATTGCTCTGGGATTCTCGTCCTACCCCCACAGCTGAACGGAGATGCCTCCCGCTTCCACAGTCTGCCCCGACAGGGTGCCAGGGTGTCCCTTAGTGCTGATCCAATCTACAGTAGCACCCCAATCAGGTCGGAGGACCAAACTACACCCCAGAGGCAGATAGGCAAGCTGCAGGTGGACGACACAGTGGTACACCTGAGAAACGCCCCCAGGATAGGCACCCTGCCCAGGCCCA TCCAAGAGGTGAGAGGTTCCCAGACTGGTGAGTGGGGCGGTGGTCCAGCTTGCATGGTCTCCCCACATGCTGCGTACTCCACCTCCCTCATCCCCAATGCCACCTTGTCTAGCTCAACTGAGGTCATTGCCCTCCATACCTCCACCCAGCACCCCCATTCTCCAGCCGCATCCTACTCCACAGTTAGACCTGTCAACGTGCCCAACTCTATCATCACTGACCCCCTGAAAACAAGCTCCCCAGCCTTCACCCACAACTCCACCTGCCAAGCTCTGGCCACTTCCACCCCAACTCACACACCACAAGATGGTGGTCTAGTCACTTCAGCAACCCCCAGTGAATCAGGCCGTTCAGACAGTAGTGTACACAGCCACAGCACACTGGCAGCCACTCCACCACCTACCCTAGGGGAGGAGCAATGGATCTATGACACGCCAGAGAACGTGGGGGGTCCATGCCGCCCCCTAACTTCCAGCTGCTCTACGCCCATTAACCACCTCTATAGCAGCCTAGAGCAGTCCTCCAGGACCACCACAGACTCTAGTTCCCTCTACTCCCAGGACAATGATGGTTATTACACCTCCATGCACTTGGACTCAGGCCTGCGCTCACGCAGTTACGGCAGTGGCCAAGGCCACGTGCAGCAGCTGGCCGTGCCA AGGCACAGCATGTACGAGTGCCGAGAGATAGCCAACCAGGAGGACTGCAGTCTATACAGTGACCGCTCTCTTTCCCGCAGCATCTCTCTCCGAAAGGCCAAGAAGCCTCCACTGCCCCCCAGC CGCATGGACTCCCTCCGGCGCAAGCCTGGTGTGAAGAAGCCCATCGGAGGCGTTAGTGCCATCAACGGAGCTAGTGAGGAAAACAGCGCAGTGCTCAACGAGACTCTGATTGCAAGCTTGCAGCAGAGCCTACAGATGGGGCTGAGAGGAGGGAAGGGAAAGGGTGCCTCCCCATCATCGCCCTCCCACAGCCCCTGCAGCGACTATGATGACCCATGGGTGCTGCGGCCTCGCAGCCAGAGCAGCATAAGTGCCGGTAGCTCTGCGGCGTCTCTGGCAACTAACACTAATGGCAGTGGTGTGACTAACGTATACTCTCTCTGTCATGTGACACCGGCTCACAGTGACACCAGCA TTCGCTCCGACTACGCTGAGTCATGGGGCTACTACATAGACTACCCTAACCCTCGAAACCATGGAGACCAGGGGCCACAGACCCCATCAGCACACCCCATAGCCAACATGTCAGTTGGGTCTCATGCGGAAAGGCTGCAGAATGGAGTTGGTATCCTCGGCCCGAGCAACAGCCAGGCCTCTGCGGCTGTAGGCCAGGAGGGAGGGATGGCAGTGAAGCCGAAGAAGCTTCCTCGTCTCCAGACAGGGGTGCACAGACTGACTTCCCCCTCCAGCGGCTACTCGAGCCAGTCTAACACTCCCACAGCTGGAACCCCTGTGCCCTCCTTCATCAGATCCCTGTCCCCATCTGGAAGC GCCAAGCCAAAAGTACCGGAGAGGAAATCCTCGCTCCTCTCATCTGTGTCCATTTCTTCCTCCTCTACCTCCCTCTCCTCCAACACCTCGGACTCACTCAAGAGTTCTGGCCCCCCTCCacacccccctccacccctgcCCCTCTCCTCCTCAGCTCCCCCACACCCCACTCACTGCACCTCCAcctttccctccccctctcccaccAAATTCCAGCCCTTGCTCTCCCCTTCCCACCCCAG CCCGTCCTTCAGTGGATCTCTcagtcctccccctcctcctcctccacctccactcCCATCCACGGGCATCCTCCCACCTCCGCCTCCCCCACTCCCTGCTGCCATACCATCTTCCACCTCTCCATTTGCTCTTAAAGCAGTAAAGGCTGCTTCTAAACCAGAGAGCCTAGTCACCACCAACAGCCCCACCAAGGACAGCAAATCACCTAAGCCCCTCATCACACCCTTTGCACTGCAAAGTGTTCAGCTTCGCTCAGTCAAACGGCCAGAGAAGCAAATCAATGGTGAGGTGAATCATACTAAAGCACAGGAGTTGGGGGTGGATATTATTCGAGCTCTGAAGCCCCAGATGATAGAGAAGTCTAAATCCAGGGAGCCTCCCATTGTGTTTCCTGTCTTAAACTGCTCATTCCTGGAAGAAAGCTTGCGTAAGTCCTCACAATCACCTGTGTCGAAGCTCCTGGAGGAGCTGTCAGTGGACTGCAGTGGCACTGACAAGGAATCTGATAGTACTACACTTAATGGGAAGTCTGAAAGTCAGCCTCTCCCTGTTGTTAATGGTAAAAAAGCAGAAGAGCGGGAAGAAGGGGAGACTGTATTGGGTTCCTCAGAGGCCACCAAAAGCTCTCCCGTCAAACAGAAACCCCCTGtcgtctccaagaaacccaaacTCTCTATTATCGTCCCTCCGCTCGGCATAGTGCCATTCACAGAACAGGTTTCCTCCCAAGTGAAGGACATGACCTGTCTGGCCTCTGCAGAAGACCAAGTGGATGCCCCCCACAGAGAAAGTGTGGATGAAGTAAAGGAGAGTGAATGTGAGCAAGAGGGAGAAGAAAGTCTGTGCAGCTCTGAGCCTCAGACAGAGTACTGCGAGTCATTCACTGAGAGCCAGGAGGAGCATCAGATCTTTGCTTCCATGACTCAAGAGATGAGTCTTGACCACAGCAAGGCACTGATGGAGAGGCTCtt AACCAGCAGCACCACTGGCTCTATCAGCTCCAAGGAGGAAGAGAGTG GTGAAGTGTTTGACTCCAGTTTGGTTGACTCTTTGCCGGTCCCCACCGCCAACGGGACCCATCAGCGGGTCATGGTGACACCCACCCGACCCCGCACCACCGAGGACCTCTTCGCTGCCATTCACAG GTCCAAGCGGAAGGTCCTGGGTCGCAGGGAGTCTGAGGAGGAGAAGTCGCGGGGTGGGAGCCAACCTCAGTCTCCGCCTGTCACCCCGACAGGGATGTCCCCAGGCTTTACGTCCTCGCTGCCCCGCCAAACAGGGTCCATCCAGCGCAACCTCCGCAAGTCAGCCACCAGCAGTGACACCTTCAAGGCCCTGCTCCTAAAGAAGGGCAGCCGCTCTGAGACCAGCTTCAGAATGTCCGCCGCCGAGATGCTGCGCTCCACCGACCCACGCTTCCACCGGGCGCATGAGTCGGCTTCCTCTCTGACGCCGCCGCAAAGCCCCCTCGCCTCCCCCAGCCGCAGCAAGAGGGCGGTGGATGAGTGGAACCGCAACGAAGGCTTggccctctcctccccctctccgtcGTCCACTATCCCGAGTGGGATGAAATACGGGCGCTCGCGCACGCCGCCCTCCGCTGCCAGCAGCAAGTATAATGCACGCAGCCGCATCCTCAGCAGCCCCATGACTGTTATCTGTGAGCGTGAGGGGGAGCTGGCAGAGAGTGATacaggagacaccgtggacagccCCCTGGCCCAGACCCTCCCTTTGTTCAAGGACTCCAATGGCACTTTATCTGAAGAGAGCAGCAGTTAA